ATGGACTACCGGGAACTGTGGGAGACCACCATGGACCCCGCCACGCGCACGCTGCTGCAGGTCACCCTCGACGATGCGGCGGCCGCCGATGGAGTGTTCTCCACTCTGATGGGTGAAGACGTGGAGTCGCGGCGTCACTTCATCCAGCAGAACGCGAAGGACGTGCGCTTCCTCGATATTTGATCGAGCAGCGACCGTATCGAGAACGACGACAAAGACTAGAGACAGATGACAGACGACACGACACCGGTCGACACCCCAGACGACACGCACGACAAGATCAACCAGGTCGACCTGCAGCTCGAGATGCAGCGCAGCTACCTCGACTACGCGATGAGCGTGATCGTGGGTCGCGCCCTTCCCGAGGTGCGCGACGGTCTGAAGCCGGTACACCGTCGAGTGATCTATGCCATGTACGACGGCGGATACCGCCCAGACAAGGCCTTCTCGAAGTGCGCCCGCGTCGTCGGCGACGTGATGGGGCAGTTCCACCCGCACGGTGACTCCGCGATCTACGACGCGCTGGTGCGTCTGGTTCAGCCCTGGAGCATGCGCTACCCGCTCGCGCTCGGCCAGGGCAACTTTGGATCCCCGGGCAACGACGGTGCCGCCGCGCCCCGATACACCGAGACGAAGATGGCCCCGCTCGCGCTGGAGATGGTGCGCGACATTGACAAGGACACCGTCAACTTCCAGGACAACTACGACGGTCGCACCCAGGAGCCGAGCGTCCTGCCGGCGCGGTACCCGAACCTGCTGGTCAACGGCTCGGTCGGCATCGCGGTCGGCATGGCCACCAACATCCCTCCGCACAACCTTCGTGAGGTCGCGGATGCGGCGTTGTGGCACCTCGCCAACCCCGACGCCTCCCGCGAGGAGCTGCTCGACGCGCTGATGCACCGCATCAAGGGACCCGACTTCCCGACCGGGGCCCAGATCCTCGGCGTCAAGGGCATCACCGACATGTACACGACCGGGCGCGGGTCGATCACCATGCGCGCGGTGGTCAGTGTCGAAGAGCTGCAGGGCCGCACCTGCCTCGTCGTCACCGAACTGCCGTACCAGGTGAACCCCGACAACCTGGCCATCAAGATCGCCGACCTCGTCAAGGACGGCCGGCTGTCCGGGGTCGCCGACATCCGCGATGAGACCTCTGGCCGCACCGGCCAGCGTCTGGTGATCGTGCTGAAGCGCGACGCCGTCGCCAAGGTCGTGCTCAACAACCTGTACAAGCACACGCCGCTGCAAGACAACTTCGGCGCGAACATGCTCGCAATCGTCGACGGCGTGCCCCGCACCCTGCCACTCGACGGATTCATCACCGCCTGGACCACCCACCAGATCGAAGTCATCGTACGGCGCACGCAGTACCTGCTGCGTGAAGCCGAGGAGCGCGCGCACATCCTGCGCGGCTACCTGAAGGCCCTCGACGCCCTCGACGACGTGATCGCGCTGATCCGCCGATCGGCCACCGTGGAAGACGCGCGTGACGGTCTGATGCTGCTGCTCGAGATCGACGAACTGCAGTCGCGCGCCATCCTGGACATGCAGCTGCGGCGCCTGGCCGCCCTCGAGCGCCAGAAGATCATCGACGAGCATGACAAACTCGAGCGTGAGATCGCGGACTACAACGACATCCTCGCCCGCCCGGACCGCCAGCGCACCATCGTCAGCGACGAGCTCACCGAAATCGTCGACAAGTTCGGCGATGACCGCCGCACCGAGATCATGTACGGCTACGGCGGAGACATGAACGTCGAAGACCTGATCCCGGTTGAGGAGATGGTGGTGACCGTCACCCGCGACGGGTACGTCAAGCGCACCCGCAGCGACAACTACCGCAGCCAGCACCGCGGCGGTAAGGGCGTCAAGGGCGCCCAGCTGCGCGCGGATGACCTGGTCGAGCACTTCTTCGTGACGACCACGCACCACTGGCTGCTGTTTTTCACCAACAAGGGCCGTGTCTACCGCGCCAAGGCGTACGAACTGCAGGAGGCCGGCCGCGACGCCAAGGGCCAGCACGTCGCCAACCTGCTCGCGCTGCAGCCGGACGAAGAGATCGCCCAGATCCTTCCGATCCAGGACTACGGTGTGGCGCAGTACCTGGCGCTCGCCACGCGCGGCGGTCTGATCAAGAAGACCGCGCTCACCGAGTACGACACGAACCGCACCGGCGGCATCATCGCGATCAACCTGCGCGAGGGTGACGAACTGGTGTCGGCCATGCTCGTCGACGCCGATTCTGAGATCCTGCTCGTCTCCCGCAAGGGCATGTCGCTGCGATTCACGGCATCCGACGACGCCCTGCGCCCGATGGGTCGCTCGACGTCCGGCGTGATCGGAATGCACTTCCGCGGCGAAGACGAGCTGCTGAGCGCCTCGGTGGTCTCTGACGAAGGCTACGTCTTCGTGGTCACCCAGGGCGGCTATGCCAAGCGCACCGCCGTGGACCAGTACCGGGTGCAGAACCGTGGCGGCCTGGGCATCAAGGTCGCGAAACTTCAGGATTCCCGCGGCGACCTCGCCGGCGCCCTGATCGTGGAAGACGACGACGAGGTTCTTGTGGTTCTGGCCAGCGGCAAGGTGGTACGCTCTGCCGTGGCCGAGGTGCCAGCCAAGGGACGAGACACCATGGGTGTCGTCTTCGCCCGATTCGCAGACGATGACCGGATCATCGCCATCGCGAAGAACAGCGAACGTAATCTTGATGAAGCGGATGTCGAAGAGGGCACCGTGACTGACGCCACAGCAGCCGAGTCCGTCGATGCTGAGGTGGCACCTGTCGACGAGCCCGGAGAGGACACCAATACCAATGAGTAGCGTCGCGGAGAAACTCCAGCGCAAGGCGCAGCGTCAGCCCGCCACCAAGCAGGTGCGGCTGAAGCTCGTCTACGTCGACTTCTGGTCGGCGGTCAAGCTGTCGTTCCTGGTGATGGTGTGCGCCGGCATCGTGCTCATCGTCGCCGCCATCCTGGTCTGGATCGTCTTGCAGTCCACCGGTGTCTTCAGCGGCGTCGACACGCTGCTCCAGGATGTGCTGAGCGATCCCAGCTTCAGCGTCACCAGCGCGTTCGGTCTGGCGCAGGTGGCCATGTTCGCGGTCATCGTGGCCGTGCTCAACGTCGTCATCGGCACCGCGCTCGGAGCGATCATGAGCGCACTGTACAACCTCAGCGTCCGCATCACCGGCGGACTGCTGGTCGGCTTCACTAATAGCTGAGACGACCTCTCGATTACGAGAAACCGGCCGTAATGCGGTAATGTCGTATGCGGCCCGGGGGGCTATAGCTCAGGCGGTTAGAGCGCTTCGCTGATAACGAAGAGGTCCGAGGTTCAAGTCCTCGTAGCCCCACTGGAATCCTCACAAGGGATTCCGTCCCCCGGGGCCTTAGCTCAATTGGTAGAGCGCCTGCTTTGCAAGCAGGAGGTCAGGAGTTCGATTCTCCTAGGCTCCACCCTGCATCGTGTGAATGACAGAACGCCCGCCTCTGGCGGGCGTTCTGCGTTTAACGGGCCTCGGCGGGGACACGGCCGACCTGTGCCATGATGTGCCCCATGGACATCAGAGTGGCGGCCTATGCCGTGATCATCGATAACGGATCGGTGTTGCTCTCACACTGGAATCAGTACGGCGGGTCGGGCTGGAGCATGCCGGGTGGCGGTATCGACCCAGGCGAGGACCCAGCGGATGCCGCGGTGCGCGAGATCTTCGAGGAGACGGGCTACCACGCACAACTCGATGGGCTGCTCGGCGTTGACTCGCATGTCGTGCCCGCTGCGCAGCGCGCGATCGAGCACAGCAACGATCTGCACGCCATCCGCATCGTCTACCGCGCGCACATCATCGGCGGTGAACTCACCCACGAACTCGATGGAAGCTCGGACGAGGCACGCTGGGTGCCGCTCGATCAGGTCGACCGCCTCAAGAGAGTCGGCCTCGTCGACATCGCGTTGGCGATGAACGAGACCAACAACGCCGCTGACAGCAGCAGCGGCTAAATGTCGTCGAGGTGGGTCTCTTCTGGCTGGTCCTCGACCCACAGGTCGTCATCAGCACGGAGCGTCTGCCACACCGCATAGGCGAGGCCGGCCGCGGCGAGCACGCCGACACCGATCAACACGATACGACCGGCGCCGAAGCTGGGCTTCGGTGGCGCCTTCTTGGCGGTCTTCAGCAGAGCCTCACGCAGATGCGGGTCGCGGACTGCGTTCAGGACGGCGACGGCAGAGCCGACCACCGACGTGACGGCGGGCACGACATCGCTGACACGATCGCGGGTGGACGAGACAACCGGCTTCAACCGGGCTTCATACGCCCCGACAACCTTCGGCGATACTTCCTCGCGGGCGAAGTTGCCGGCCTGTCGGCGCGCCTCACGAATGACGTGGCTCGCGTGATCGAGTACGTCTCTCTGTTCTTCCCAGAGGCGTTCGGCATTCCCCTGAAGCTTCTTGAGCTCCCGCTTGCGCTTACGTGTCAATCCCATGTCAACCTCCGTCGGACGTGAACAGTCCCCATCGTGTCATGAAACCTGAGCGAGGCAAACAAGCGACTCCTGAATGGTCGCTGACAACCAGCGGGGAGTCCTGTGAAACAATTGCCCTATGCATACCGCAGTAGCGACCTTCCACACGACCCTCGGCGACATCAACGTCAATCTCTACGGGAACCACGCACCCAAGACGGTGAAGAACTTCACGGGCCTGGCGACTGGTCAGATCGAATGGACCCACCCGGGCACCGGGCAGACCACGACCGACAAGCTCTACGACGGTGTGATCTTCCACCGCATCATCAAAGACTTCATGATCCAGGGCGGCGACCCGCTCGGCCAGGGCATCGGTGGCCCCGGCTACCAGTTCGACGACGAGATCCACCCTGAGCTCACCTTCTCCGAGCCGTACATCCTCGCGATGGCGAATGCCGGCGTCCAGTTCGGCCGCGGCACCAACGGCTCACAGTTCTTCATCACCACCGTTGCCACGCCGTGGCTGCAGGGCAAGCACACCATCTTCGGCGCCGTCGCCGACGACGAATCCAAGAAGGTCGTCGACGCGATCGAGGCAGTGGCCACCGATGGCCGTGACAAGCCGCTTGAGGATGTCGTCATCAAGAGCATCACGATCACCGAGGTCTAAGTGACCGAAGCGCCACAGACCCGCTCGGCGAGCTCCTGCTACCGGCATCCGGAGCGACCGAGTTGGGTTCTGTGCCAACGCTGCGGGCGTACGATTTGTCCTGACTGCCAGACGCAGGCTGCCGTGGGTGTCCATTGCCCCGAATGCACGCGCGAGGCCAGGCAAAGCATTCCGCAGAGGAGGCCGTCAATGGCGCGCGCGATCCGCACCGGCCGCCGGATATCGAGCGGTGCGCCCGTGGTCACCTGGTCGCTGATCGCGATCAGCGTGATCGTATTCGTGCTGAACGAGCTGAGCAACGATGCACTGAACCAGACGCTCTGGTACCGCCCGGTACTGACCTTGTTCGCGCCGTGGACGATGTTGACCGCCACGGTCGCGCACGCGTCATTCCTGCACCTCGCGGTGAACATGCTGTCCCTCTGGGTGCTCGGGCCCATGCTCGAGCACATGGTCGGTCGGGCGCGATTCCTCGGGCTGTACCTGGTGGCCGGCCTCGGCGGTTCCGTCGCCGTGCTCTGGCTCTCTGAACCCCTCGTGCCCGTGGTTGGCGCTTCCGGGGCGATATTCGGCCTGCTCGGCGCGCTGTTCGTGATTCAACGCGGGCTGGGCGGAAACTCCACGCAGCTGGTGGTCGTGATCGTGCTGAACCTGGCCATCGGGTTCTTCGTCTCGGGCATCTCCTGGCAGGCACACGTCGGCGGGCTCGTCACGGGTGCCCTTGTTGCGCTCGTCTACATGCGTACACGCAAGCGGCAGCAACGCCCGCTGCAGGCTGTGCTGGTGGCCGGGGTGGCGCTGCTGCTCGTGCTGCTGACGGTGGCCCGGTTCGTGCTGGCCTGAGCCGCCGGCTGAAAGTTATCCACAGGTTAATCCACACTGGGGATAATTACAGCGGTGTAGTTCACCCCCGATGAGGGGACCGGATCCGTGCGATCAGCGCCAGCGCGTGGTCATCAGGAAGCCGATGAACATGATGCCGAAGCCGACCAGGATGTTCAGGTTTCCGAGGTCAGGAATCGGGAACCGGGTCTCGCTGACGTAGTACACGATGATCCAGATCAGCCCGAGCAGCATGAAGCCGAACATGATCGGCTTGAACCACACCGGGTTCGGCGCGTTCTCACCCGAAGGGGTGTCGGGCGAGCGGTCGTCTTTGCTGGTGCGTGCATTCGTTCGAGCCATGCGCCAGATTCTATCCTGTCGACCTTGACGGCCCGGTGTTGGCGGCCTCCGGTGGTTCGTGGCTCCGGATGCTGCCCCGTCTACAATTGATCAACCCCCGAAGGAAAGTGACGGTCGACCAGTGACCCGCGTGCTCGTCATCGACAACTACGACAGCTTCGTCTACACGCTGAACGGCTACCTGCTGCAGCTCGGTGCCGAAACCGAGGTCGTCCGCAACGACGCGTTCACCGCAGACGAGGCAGCCGCTGTGATCGCCGGGTACGACGCGGTGCTGCTGTCGCCAGGTCCCGGCGCCCCCGCTGCGGCCGGCGTCTCCATCCCGGTCGTGCACGCGGCCTTGGCGGCGGGCATCCCGTTGCTCGGAGTCTGCCTCGGCCACCAGGCGATCGCGGAGGCGCTCGGCGCCACAGTCACCCATGCCGACGAACTGATGCACGGCAAGACCTCACAGGTCAGCCACGATGACAGCGCGTTCTATGAGGGTGTTCCGCAGCCGTTCACGGCGACCCGCTACCACTCGCTCGCCGTGGTGAACGACACCGTGCCCGCTGAACTGATCGTCACCTCGCACACCGAAGGCGGCGTGATCATGGGCGTGCGGCACGCCACCGCTCCGGTGTTCGGCGTGCAGTTCCACCCGGAGTCGGTGCTCACCGAGGGCGGCTACCGCATGCTGGGCAACTGGCTCGCCGTCGCTGGCCTGCCGGAGGCTGCAGAGGTCGCGAAGGGCCTCACCCCGCTCGTTACGCTGCGCTGAGGTCCAACCCGTCGTTTCAGTCGACGAACGTTCCCAGCGGGGATGCTAGTTGACGCAGTAGCGCAGCGTCACGTCGGAGCGCTGCGGCTGGTCACCCGGGCTCAGCGACTGTCCGGACACGATCTGGCCGGAGCATCCGTAGTCGGCCACGACGTCAACCGTGAGCCCCAGTTCCTGACCGAGCACGGTGCTCGCCTCGGCCACGGTGCGGCCAACGACGTCCGGCACGCTGACCATTCCGTTGCTGACGGTGAGATTGACCGTGTCACCGGCGCGTACCCGCTGACCGCCGGCGGGGTCGGAACTGATCACGACACCGCTCGGGATGTTGGTGGAGTACGACTGTTCGGTGGAGCCGTAGATCAGCCCAGCGTCGGTGATCGCGGTGATCGCGGCATCCTCTTCGACTCTGGCGACATGGGGAACGTCGACCTGCCGTTTGCCGAGTGAGACGAAGACTTCGACCTCCATGCCGGGTGACACGGTGACATCCGCCGCCGGTTGGGTGCGGATCACGTCGCCCTCGGCGACGGTGTCGCTGATCTCGCTGAAGCGCTGCGGAATGAGGTCGTTGCCCTCGAGCACCTTCGCGGCGTCGTCGTACGTCTGGCCGGCCACATTGGGAATGGCGACAGAGACTGCGCCGGTGAGCCGGGTTCCCTCGAGCGAGAACGTCCAGTACAGCACGGCTGCGACGATCACGGCCATGACGGCGATGCCCGCCCAGATCCACGCCACCGGAGGCCGGCTCTGGGAACGCACGGGTCGATCCGGCGCCACGGTGAGCTGGCGGATGGCGGCCTCTGAGCCGGCGGTTGCGCTCGGGTTCACTCCGAACAGTGTGGAGCTCGCGTCGTGCTGCGATTCGATCCGGCGGGTGGGCACCTGGCCGGCATCGGCTGCCTCGACATCCGTGCGGAAATCTGCGGCGCTCTGGAACCGCTCGAAGCGGTCCTTCGCGAGTGCGTGCAGCACGACCGCGTCGAGAGCCGGTGACACCCGCGGGTTGAAGGCGCTGGGCGGAACCGGAGCCTCGCTGACGTGCTGGTAGGCGACGGCAACCGGGCTGTCGCCGCGGAACGGCGGGCGGCCGGTGAGCATTTCGAACAGCACCACACCGGTGGAGTACAGGTCGGTGCGGGCGTCGACGGACTCGCCGCGGGCCTGCTCCGGCGAGAAGTACTGCGCGGTGCCGAGGATGACGCTGGTCTGCGCGACGGTTGCCGACGAGTCGGAGATGGCGCGGGCGATCCCGAAGTCCATCACCTTCACCTGGCCGTTCGGCGTGACCATGATGTTGCCCGGCTTGATGTCGCGGTGCACGACACCGGCGCGGTGCGAGTACTCGAGGGCAGTGAGCACGCCCTCGGTGATGCGGGTGGCCTCGTGGGGATCCATCGGGCCGTCGGCGATGATGTCCTTCAGCAGGCGGCCGTCGACGAACTCCATCACGATGAACGGCAGTTGCCGTTCGATGCCGTTCTGGTCGGTGACGGTTTCTTCGCCGGCGTCGAAGACGCGCACGATCGTGGGATGCGCCATCCGGGCCGCAGCCTGGGCTTCCTGGCGGAATCGGGTGCGGAACGACGGGTCGTCGGCGAGGGTGGGCTTGAGTAGCTTGATGGCGACGCGGCGCCCGAGACGCGAGTCGGTGCCGACGTGCACGTCGGCCATTCCGCCGTGCCCGATGAGCTCGCCAACCTGGTATCGCCCAGCCAACTGGCGCAACGAGTGGGTTCCGCCTTCAATCACAAGCCACTACTCCTGATCAACTGCCATCCAACCCTTTAAGCCCTCGCCAGTTTAGCTGCTGGCGAGGGCTCTCCCGACGAGGTCAGGGAGGGTTACTAAAGGACCGGTGCCACGGTGGCGGGAGCCCCGTTGGTGGGAGAGGGTGTGGGCGCCTGGCCTGCCTCAACCGGAATTGTGAGCGTCGGCGAAGTCTCCGAAACGAACTCGCCGCAGTTTGCCGTGTAGCTGATGGTGACCGGCTGGGTGGCCTCCATGATCTGCACGACGGCGCTGGTGCGTCCAGGGCCCGCCACATTGTCTTGCATGTCCTCGAACCGGCCGTTCGATGAGATGGTGAAGCTGTACCCGGTCAGGGAGGTTCCGTTCGAGCATCCGGTGTACTGCGGCCAGGAGATATCCACCGTGCCACCGGTTTCGGCCCGCGCCGGATCGGCCGTTGCCGCGCCCGGGGCGCCCGGTGACGGAATCTCCGAGTAGAACGTGACGCGGATCGTGGTGCCCGGCTGCACGTTGCCGGTGGGGGTGGCGTCGTATGACAGGCCCTGTTGCGCGGGGGTCGGCGCCGTGCTGCCACTGACGGGGTCGAGCGACAGCCCGAGTGAGTCGATCAGCTGCTGCACCTCATCGCGGTTCTTGCCGAGCAGCTCATCCCGGTCGGCGAAGACGGTGCTGCTCGTCGGTGATGGGGTCGGCGTCGGAGTGGGCGTAGGCGTTTGCGGCGCGGCCGACGTGCTGGTTTCGGTCGGAGTCTCGTCGCCGGGGTTGGCGAACAGGGCGATCAGCACCCCGATCAGCACGATGGCCAGCAGTGTGACGATGGCGATCAGCGGCCAGGTCCACGGATTGCGCTTCTTCTCCTCCACCGGAACCTGGGCGGTGTCGGTGGGGCCGGCGGCGGTCATCGTGGGGGTCGTCAGCACGCGGGTGGCGGCATCCGACCCTGCTGCACCTGTGAGGGTGGAGATCGCGGCACCGCCGGCGACCGCGGGCACGGCGAGGGCGGCACCGGCGACATCGCCGCGACGCAGAGCCTGCGCGGCGCGGGCCAGGTGGGCCGCCGAGGCGGGACGCTCGTCCGGGCGCTTGGCGATGCTGGAGTACACGAGGTTGCGCACCGGCTCGGCCACCGTTGCAGGCAGCTCCGGCGGTGCCTCGTTGATCTGCGCCATCGCGATCGCGACCTGCGACTCACCGGTGAACGGGCGACGCCCGGCGAGGGCCTCGTACGCCACGATGCCGAGCGAGTAGATGTCGGTGGACGGAGACGCCGGGTGGCCGCTCGCCTGTTCCGGCGAGAGGTACTGCACGGTGCCCATCACCTGACCGGTGGCGGTCAGCGGCACCTGATCGGCGATCCGCGCGATGCCGAAGTCGGTGATCTTGACGCGACCCTCCGGCGTGATCAGCAGGTTGCCGGGCTTGATGTCGCGGTGCACCAGCCCGACGGCGTGCGCCGCCTGCAGCGCGTTCGCGGTTTGCGCCACGATGTCGAGAACTCGATCGGTGGACAGCACGCGTTCGCGTTCGATGATGGCGCTGAGCGCCTCACCGGGAACGAGCTCCATCACCAGGTAGGCGCTGCCCTCCTCCTCGCCGTAGTCGAAGACGTTGGCGATGCCCTCGTGGCTGACCAGGGCGGCGTGCCGGGCCTCGGCGCGGAAGCGCTCGAGGAACCCGGGGTCTCCCATGTACTCGTCTTTGAGGATCTTGATCGCGACGGTGCGTCCGATCACCAGGTCAGTTGCCTGCCAGACCTCACCCATACCGCCAATGGCAATACGGGATGAGAGCTGGTACCGACCCCCGAAGGTGAGCCCGCTTGTGGGTCTCATCTACTCAGCACCGCCTCAATCACCTGTCGTGCAATGGGCGCGGCAACAGTGTTCCCGTAGGCGTTCTGCCCACGACCCCCACGATCTTCCACGACCACCGCTACCGCTACTTCCGGGTCGCTCGCTGGAGCGAATCCGGTGAACCAGAGCGTGTACGGCTCGCCCACGGCGTTTTCAGCCGTGCCCGTCTTCCCCGCCACTTCAACCCCACTTATTCTTGCATTGTTCGACACACCATCGCTCACGGCCGCGACCATCATCTGCTTGACCGCCTCCGCTGTTTCCGGGCTGATCGGCTCGTTGTACACCTCGACCTGCGGTCCCTGCAGTTCGGTCAAGTCTGGGGCAGTGATGCTCTCGACCAGGGTGGGCGTCATCAGCGTCCCGCCGTTGCCGACCGCGGCCGAGACCATGGCCATCTGCAACGGGGTCACGCGAGTGCTGGCCTGGCCAAAGGACGACAGCATCAGTTCCGGTTCGTCATCCGGCATGGGGTATTGACTCGGCGTGGTCGACATCGGGATATCGAGGCTGTCACCGAACCCGAAGGCTTCGGCGTAATCGGAGAGCGTCTCGGCACCGATCGTCTGACCGATCTGCGCGAAAGCGACGTTGCAACTCAGGCGCAGCGCATCGGTGACCGACACAGTTTCGGCGCCGCCGCAGTTGCTGTCGCCGGAGTTGCGGACGACGGACGAGGTTCCGGGCAACGTCAGCGTCGGCGGGTTCGGGATCTGGCTGTCGGCGGCGAGCTTGCCACTGTCGATCGCGGCGGCCGCCACCAGCACCTTGAACACCGACCCGGGGTGGTAAAGGTCGCCGGAGATGGCCCGATTCTGCAGAGGGTCGGCCGGGTCGTTGAGCAGGGCGTCGTACTGCGCGATGACATCGCGGGTGTTGTGTGAGGCGAGCAGATTCGGGTCGTAACTCTTCTTCGAGACCATGGCGAGAATCGCACCGGTCTTCGGGTCGAGCGCCACCACGGCTCCCGAGTTGTCGCCGAGGGCGTCCCAGGCCGCCTGCTGAACCACCGGGTCGATGGTCAGCTCAACCGAGGCGCCCTTCGGGGTCTGCCCGGTGAACACCGAGGTGATGTTGTCGAGGAACTGCTCGTTGGCGGTTCCACTCAGGTAGTCGTTGAGCGCGCCCTCGACCCCGCTGTTGCCCTGGTTCAGGGTGAAGTACCCGGTGACGTGCGCGTACAGATCGGGTTGCGGGTACTGGCGCAGGAACTTGTACGGCGAATCCACCGGCATCGACTGCGCGACCGGCACCCCGTCGACGAGGATCGGCCCGCGTTCCGCGGAGTAGCTGTCGTACAGGGTGCGAACGTTGCGGTCATCGGCTTGCAGGGTGTCGGCCTGCACCACCTGAATCATGGTGCTGGAGCCGAACAGGGCAAGGAACATGATCAGCACGGCCGCGCTGACGCGACGGAGTTCTTTGTTCATGATTCCACCACCAGTTGCGGTTGATTGCGGACGGT
This Salinibacterium sp. ZJ450 DNA region includes the following protein-coding sequences:
- a CDS encoding penicillin-binding protein 2 gives rise to the protein MNKELRRVSAAVLIMFLALFGSSTMIQVVQADTLQADDRNVRTLYDSYSAERGPILVDGVPVAQSMPVDSPYKFLRQYPQPDLYAHVTGYFTLNQGNSGVEGALNDYLSGTANEQFLDNITSVFTGQTPKGASVELTIDPVVQQAAWDALGDNSGAVVALDPKTGAILAMVSKKSYDPNLLASHNTRDVIAQYDALLNDPADPLQNRAISGDLYHPGSVFKVLVAAAAIDSGKLAADSQIPNPPTLTLPGTSSVVRNSGDSNCGGAETVSVTDALRLSCNVAFAQIGQTIGAETLSDYAEAFGFGDSLDIPMSTTPSQYPMPDDEPELMLSSFGQASTRVTPLQMAMVSAAVGNGGTLMTPTLVESITAPDLTELQGPQVEVYNEPISPETAEAVKQMMVAAVSDGVSNNARISGVEVAGKTGTAENAVGEPYTLWFTGFAPASDPEVAVAVVVEDRGGRGQNAYGNTVAAPIARQVIEAVLSR